A region from the Coturnix japonica isolate 7356 chromosome 28, Coturnix japonica 2.1, whole genome shotgun sequence genome encodes:
- the F2RL3 gene encoding proteinase-activated receptor 4, protein MGTSRSGWLAPRLTLCCAVWGLCLAALDYDDYSQNSTGEQITTAEITPCPRAIPGEKARIDNVTYLLLHEAARSQLSSGVTVLLIPSLYSLVFLLGLPSNGLALWVLATRTEKLTSTIFLMNLAVADLLLISVLPFKIFYYFLGNNWPFGEGLCRVTTAFFYGNMYCSVLLLTCISVDRYLAVVHPFFSRSFRTPAFAAWTCAAVWLCAAGITLPLTLQQQSYPLYRADITLCHDVLPRQEDDGYYFYYFICLITCVFLVPLAVMLFSYCSVLQALLGSGKRYAHSIKLTALVLVTLMAFYTPSNVLLLIHYSSYQCKLYGSLYISYMVSLAISTCNSCADPFVYYYVSEDFREKVRSTFFNRSKTPSLQTSKETLPQKSSKESLV, encoded by the exons GAGCGGGTGGTTGGCACCCCGgctcacactgtgctgtgctgtgtggggacTGTGCCTGGCAGCGCTGGACTACGATG ATTACTCTCAGAACAGCACCGGCGAGCAGATAACAACAGCAGAGATCACACCATGCCCCCGAGCCATCCCCGGTGAGAAGGCAAGGATAGATAATGTGACATACCTGCTGCTGCACGAGGCTGCTCGCTCCCAGCTGAGCAGTGGGgtcacagtgctgctcatcccatccctctacagccttgttttcctgctggggctgccctccAATGGGTTGGCCCTCTGGGTTCTGGCTACCAGGACTGAGAAGCTGACCTCCACCATCTTCCTGATGAACCTGGCTGTAGCAGACCTGCTGCTCatctcagtgctgcccttcaAGATATTCTACTATTTCCTTGGGAACAACTGGCCCTTCGGGGAAGGTCTGTGCCGGGTCACCACAGCTTTCTTCTATGGGAATATgtactgctcagtgctgctgctcacgTGCATCAGTGTGGACCGGTACCTGGCAGTGGTGCATCCTTTCTTCTCACGCTCTTTCCGTACCCCTGCCTTTGCTGCCTGgacctgtgctgctgtctggctctgtgctgctggcatcACTCTGCCCCTGactctgcagcagcagtcatACCCCCTGTACAGAGCAGACATCACTCTGTGCCACGATGTTCTCCCTAGGCAGGAGGACGATGGCTATTACTTCTACTACTTCATCTGCCTCATCAcctgtgttttccttgttcCTCTGGCAGTGATGCTGTTCAGCTACTGCTCAGTTCTGCAGGCCCTCCTGGGCAGTGGGAAGCGGTACGCCCACTCCATAAAGCTCACAGCTCTCGTGCTGGTCACGCTCATGGCCTTCTATACCCCCAGCAACGTTCTACTCCTCATTCATTACTCCAGCTATCAGTGCAAGCTGTACGGCAGTTTGTACATCAGCTACATGGTGAGCCTGGCCATCAGCACCTGTAACAGCTGTGCTGACCCCTTTGTCTACTACTACGTATCAGAAGATTTCCGGGAGAAGGTGAGGAGCACATTCTTCAATCGCAGCAAAACACCCTCCTTACAAACCTCCAAAGAAACACTCCCTCAGAAAAGCTCCAAGGAATCACTGGTTTAA